In Arthrobacter sp. SLBN-112, a genomic segment contains:
- a CDS encoding GNAT family N-acetyltransferase produces the protein MASKARDWVWLIPLRDLDSDARAIQLGAIAGMGLQPGQERFVGDPLRMTLAGLEEESRRPYVVEASGAAAGVLTLQLGAAGLAGWPDDHSAWLLRGFLIDRRHQGKGLGSLAAAAAVDAARRLTARQHSGESGVVLSVNEANPAGLSAYRRAGFVDAGPYLGGSAGPQRTMFHSFGGVAQP, from the coding sequence ATGGCCAGTAAGGCCCGGGACTGGGTCTGGCTCATCCCGCTGCGCGACCTCGACTCCGACGCCCGCGCCATCCAGCTCGGTGCCATCGCCGGCATGGGGCTGCAGCCCGGCCAGGAGCGCTTTGTCGGCGATCCTTTGCGGATGACTCTGGCAGGGCTGGAAGAAGAGTCACGGCGGCCGTATGTGGTGGAGGCGTCAGGAGCCGCCGCAGGCGTGTTGACGCTCCAGCTGGGGGCGGCAGGACTGGCCGGCTGGCCTGACGACCATTCAGCCTGGCTGCTCCGTGGCTTCCTCATCGACCGGAGGCACCAGGGCAAAGGGCTTGGGTCGCTCGCGGCCGCCGCTGCCGTGGACGCCGCCCGCCGGCTGACCGCGCGCCAGCACAGCGGTGAGTCCGGCGTCGTCCTGTCCGTCAACGAGGCAAACCCTGCCGGACTGTCCGCTTACCGGCGCGCCGGTTTCGTCGACGCCGGACCGTACCTGGGTGGGTCCGCCGGGCCGCAACGGACCATGTTCCACAGTTTCGGTGGCGTGGCGCAGCCGTAA